In a genomic window of Mycosarcoma maydis chromosome 5, whole genome shotgun sequence:
- a CDS encoding uncharacterized protein (related to white collar 1 protein) produces MPSVPAMHSNWSDINPLDLVDTDKMMNSLFNTPADNTNTCSVTNNNNGDDTMDPGAFAAAWPDTVSRSLSGSDASNYTCSPSGLLGVSPSVSSQYHTDFFTKSSNAWPPPLNFAANIPSSAEHFDSTYAMLSDSMLPSLSHASIQTPSDAGSLRGDVFHPFGAIPDSSMRVNDMMEIIDAAAKNVGATPQLSPASFVSQPSPLLPNTTLTGYHTNIASGHAAHLADLVKDSNILNAGHSGPRSLASSLSRSVLSADAIGRPDASAHIAARTHNNGLTIQQRRRLSLMARSPPSIYATSMGSEHPPPSPIKNRRRLNSAPDPSLPHLDSSPEVPKTPLTPNHRRPHRGSISGVDELAFQDANMPASIDDADSWMDAVIAHSHDLVFVLSLKGTVLYISPSVKRILGFHPEEIIGRPLVDFCHPADIGPFSRELKEAITLPSGDEQDPDAYNSTAVKAHRRVDLIMRMSCKNGTFSLIETTGRVSVDPPKHRKVVVCSGRPHPVPMLPWTDVRQDLLTTELSAWLKISHNGIFLGSTGPIQKILGIEDINLLGRHVRDLPMVTSSSDLLDALRSGRCISVQDHYESSASGQNAPVKLTVYPWTSNGRSNSVSFVHVQQRPGAVSATDCAQNSPSPSSSVPTKRKEFGRREAQYTSSQQLHRQEQQTGSGSLTGSATQANGTSVPVMTANDAANTVFSELTGFHSGSWLIEMQRLHNTNRKLRHELSALTRQSSQGVSVEAMPQVSACF; encoded by the coding sequence ATGCCGTCCGTTCCTGCCATGCACTCAAACTGGTCTGACATCAATCCTCTGGATCTTGTCGACACCGACAAGATGATGAACTCGCTTTTCAACACCCCTGCCGATAACACCAACACTTGCAGCGTTACCAATAACAACAATGGTGACGACACAATGGATCCCGGAgcttttgctgctgcctggCCTGACACAGTCTCACGATCGCTTAGCGGCTCTGATGCTTCCAACTACACCTGCTCACCCTCGGGGCTTCTTGGTGTATCGCCCAGCGTTTCGAGCCAGTACCATACCGATTTCTTTACAAAGTCGAGCAATGCTTGGCCCCCTCCTTTGAACTTCGCTGCCAACATCCCTTCATCCGCCGAGCATTTCGATAGCACGTACGCGATGCTGTCCGATTCAATGCTTCCGAGTTTGTCACATGCAAGTATCCAAACTCCATCCGATGCTGGAAGCTTGCGGGGCGATGTATTTCACCCTTTCGGAGCCATTCCTGATAGCTCCATGCGCGTCAACGACATGATGGAAATTATCGATGCTGCAGCCAAGAATGTTGGTGCCACTCCCCAGCTTAGTCCCGCTAGCTTTGTTTCGCAGCCTTCGCCTCTACTCCCTAACACTACCCTCACTGGTTACCACACCAACATTGCCTCGGGTCatgctgctcatctcgccgATCTCGTCAAGGACAGCAACATTCTGAATGCGGGCCACTCGGGCCCACGTTCGCTTGCCTCTAGCCTCAGTCGCTCGGTTCTCAGCGCTGATGCCATTGGCCGACCCGATGCATCCGCGCATATCGCTGCTCGCACTCACAACAACGGTCTCACCATCCAGCAACGACGCCGTCTCAGCCTCATGGCCAGGTCTCCGCCAAGTATATATGCAACAAGCATGGGGTCGGAGCACCCACCGCCCTCTCCCATCAAGAACCGTCGACGTCTGAACTCGGCTCCGGATCCTTCGTTGCCACACCTAGACTCTTCGCCCGAAGTGCCCAAAACGCCGCTTACGCCCAATCATCGTCGACCTCACCGCGGCTCCATCAGCGGTGTCGATGAATTGGCTTTCCAAGACGCTAACATGCCTGCCTCTATTGATGATGCGGATTCCTGGATGGATGCTGTCATTGCGCACTCGCATGATCTTGTCTTTGTGCTCTCGCTCAAGGGCACTGTCCTCTACATTTCGCCCTCAGTTAAACGTATTCTGGGTTTCCACCCCGAAGAAATCATTGGCCGACCTCTTGTCGACTTTTGCCACCCTGCCGACATTGGTCCCTTTTCGCGCGAACTCAAGGAAGCCATTACCTTGCCATCGGGCGATGAGCAAGACCCTGACGCATACAACTCGACCGCTGTCAAGGCTCATCGTCGCGTTGACCTCATCATGCGCATGTCATGCAAGAACGGTACCTTTAGCCTGATCGAGACCACCGGTCGTGTGTCGGTGGATCCTCCCAAGCATCGCAAAGTCGTCGTTTGCTCCGGCCGTCCTCACCCTGTTCCCATGCTGCCGTGGACCGACGTACGTCAGGACCTCTTGACCACCGAGCTATCGGCCTGGCTCAAGATTTCTCACAACGGCATCTTTCTGGGCTCCACGGGTCCCATTCAGAAGATCTTGGGCATAGAGGATATCAACCTGCTCGGCCGCCACGTTCGCGACTTGCCGATGGTCACAAGTTCGTCGGACCTCTTGGACGCTCTGCGCAGTGGTCGATGCATCTCTGTGCAGGATCACTACGAAAGTAGCGCTTCGGGCCAGAACGCTCCGGTCAAGCTGACTGTCTACCCGTGGACGTCCAACGGTCGATCGAATTCGGTGTCGTTTGTTCACGTTCAGCAGAGACCCGGGGCTGTGAGCGCAACTGATTGCGCACAAAATAGTCCTTCGCCATCTTCAAGCGTTCCTACCAAGCGCAAGGAATTTGGGCGTAGGGAGGCGCAGTACACGTCATCGCAACAACTGCACcgtcaagagcagcagacggGGAGCGGCTCGCTCACTGGATCGGCGACGCAGGCTAACGGTACGTCTGTGCCTGTGATGACGGCCAACGATGCGGCCAATACGGTGTTTTCCGAGCTCACGGGCTTTCACAGTGGATCGTGGCTCATTGAAATGCAAAGGCTGCACAACACTAACCGCAAGCTCCGTCACGAGCTCTCGGCATTGACGCGACAATCCTCGCAGGGCGTTTCGGTCGAAGCCATGCCACAGGTCTCCGCCTGCTTCTAG
- a CDS encoding uncharacterized protein (related to Nuclear cohesin complex subunit), translated as MARTTSRNANSSGGSRAVDSTPSATAFNHVDDSDGSLTELSSEGEGGDSSEDESESDEEMPDEDDDNDGDFGSRQKKKAPRGSVASTSKAKKPTATPRARKAAGASRNLATKTPRSATTTAKRSGSSRPRAGTATATPSGAKSRTAASRDELPINEDNDIFNAVKDPNSALQSTAEDWVVSFSDHEGRALAQLVNFVIRACGCNGSVDENQVIDIDNVVDTLEELQEAFKKQPIPSYPIVSRSKSFKSFRKSLNEFLHRLVMSAYEAEVLTADGFMEPFQAWVSAMSSSSLRSFRHTATVVALWTVSALNEVSTQATKDLSTATKQRDAEKKKARTDKSRLKDLESKVLESRKLKARLEEYINEVINSVFVHRFRDFDAGIRSECVETLGSWMKKSPTQYLQSSYFRYIGWVLSDVDANVRMAAVHAMTGLYTRDNFVNPIRTFTELFKGRLVQMATSDVELGVRIATINVLVTIDKHDLLEDEQRDLLATHIFDVEPRIRNAVASFLANILDEMVSQGASELGSLSVASKKKGKHAEEQQQEQAKLRFKCLAELLVKYGHRLDAQESATSTSTAERNGSDELSVVIDGAKDGRVGMAVEALWDAVDDLQHWKPLIDLLLLDHSSKSAAGRSKGSVATENAAPAVYRLEPEEEAVLVEALVAILRKTYASAELIDDDEDNTKEEVTRAMIVALPKLLAKYRTDAPRIADLLLLPQVMDLEMYTELQETAAFEALWDDVSNQIQRHVEPLVLKHGVQTLQKMVATTSQSAINSTKLSALEEGLVSSLRETVSDRDVETAGFSEDEVHLLAANMLRLHLVSQVINTSDALEDDENGQATSGWEIVLGIAGRGRLAYNEEDGLVRDAMAVLALHIMWKTRQVIMPEAGTQAALAEALLAKRTTALSLFEEFVASTQSQACVGVQRVAFEKLATIHMLYAAIPKQAPAAAVKTGDDSPMAAAEEDVAQHRSGPLLPSLLALTCNAEVQQHCTQFIEAEIERYIEKSGVLNNATQGDSDEEEDSDGDDGEQEDETEDNEEDAEATPKASRSRGASKSKKSKKPSSKGAAPNGSAAAAGLERPNQAQLEAEHTFCSLISTFASAIRVGVIDAKYSTVVLIQFGRLGAIYDSCCKALVEVLKEEAIFGGYNRAVIVESCIWDSLREAFELYLDSGDSAAEARFISLSRQLANALVVRGAGFTALRKIDARCLISLHSRASEHIAQKAAAAERQGNKKVRQRMPALYKGMANLLLTASPTDAVKIKSAMDRAYRAANVQIAPTAKAWDAHRSYEKRLLKIAAKSTLFAPAKVVPSRKSPEVSDSGGELSEDDDGLPARGDRVLPTRERTSQKRDRTDGSEEEQVVNEEEEEEHVSIVAPGSDAPSELDVEMPASEASSLKLDEDEGEDEGVARVPTSKRRKV; from the coding sequence ATGGCGCGCACCACATCACGAAATGCCAACTCGTCAGGTGGCAGCCGTGCTGTCGACTCCACACCCTCTGCCACCGCATTCAACCACGTAGATGACTCTGACGGATCGTTGACCGAGCTTTCCTCAGAAGGCGAGGGCGGTGACTCCAGCGAGGATGAATCAGAGTCAGACGAGGAGATGCcagacgaggatgacgacaacgacggCGACTTTGGCTCCCGTCaaaagaagaaagcgcCCCGAGGCTCGGTCGCTAGCACTTCCAAGGCCAAAAAACCAACCGCGACACCGCGCGCTAGGAAGGCAGCAGGCGCCAGCAGGAACCTCGCCACGAAAACGCCGCGctccgccaccaccaccgccaagcGTTCCGGTTCCTCTCGACCAAGGGCCGGAACCGCCACAGCGACGCCTTCTGGCGCAAAATCCCGTACAGCTGCCAGCAGAGACGAACTCCCCATCAACGAAGACAACGACATCTTCAATGCCGTCAAGGATCCCAATTCGGCGCTACAATCCACCGCCGAGGACTGGGTCGTCTCCTTTTCAGATCACGAGGGACGCGCTTtggcgcagctcgtcaacTTTGTCATTCGTGCCTGCGGTTGCAATGGAAGCGTGGACGAAAACCAGGTCATCGACATTGACAACGTAGTCGACACCCTTGAGGAGCTCCAGGAAGCTTTCAAGAAGCAACCCATTCCTTCCTATCCAATTGTCTCCAGGAGCAAATCCTTCAAGTCGTTCCGAAAATCGCTCAACGAGTTCCTCCACCGCTTGGTAATGAGCGCCTACGAAGCCGAGGTCCTGACTGCCGACGGCTTCATGGAGCCCTTCCAGGCATGGGTCTCGGCCATgtcttcctcttcgctGCGTTCTTTCCGTCACACGGCTACCGTCGTTGCTCTCTGGACCGTCTCAGCGCTCAATGAAGTCAGTACACAAGCCACCAAGGACCTCTCCACCGCCACAAAGCAGCGCGATGCtgagaagaaaaaggcaCGCACTGACAAAAGTCGACTCAAGGATCTCGAAAGCAAAGtgctcgaatcgcgaaAGCTCAAGGCGCGTCTCGAAGAATACATCAACGAAGTCATCAACTCGGTCTTTGTCCACCGTTTCCGCGATTTTGATGCTGGCATCCGCTCCGAATGCGTCGAAACGCTCGGCTCATGGATGAAGAAAAGTCCTACTCAATACCTACAGAGCTCCTACTTTCGTTACATTGGCTGGGTGCTGTCCGATGTCGATGCAAATGTACGCATGGCTGCTGTGCATGCCATGACTGGCCTCTATACCCGCGACAACTTTGTCAACCCTATCCGCACGTTTACCGAGCTCTTCAAGGGTCGCCTTGTGCAGATGGCCACGAGCGACGTCGAGTTGGGCGTCCGTATTGCGACCATCAACGTGCTGGTCACGATCGACAAACACGACCTCCTCGAAGATGAGCAGCGCGACTTGCTGGCAACACATATTTTTGACGTCGAGCCTCGCATCCGCAACGCTGTCGCCAGCTTCCTCGCCAACAttctcgacgagatggtcaGCCAAGGCGCCAGCGAGCTTGGGAGTCTTTCGGTGGcgtccaagaagaagggGAAGCATGctgaagagcagcagcaggagcaggcCAAGCTTCGCTTCAAGTGTctcgccgagcttcttgtcAAGTATGGTCATCGTCTTGACGCTCAAGAGTCTGCCACCTCTACAAGCACTGCCGAGCGCAACGGATCTGACGAGCTTAGCGTCGTGATCGACGGCGCCAAGGACGGTCGCGTCGGCATGGCAGTCGAGGCCTTATGGGATGCAGTCGACGACTTGCAGCACTGGAAGCCGCTCATCGAtctgcttttgctcgaCCACTCGAGCAAATCCGCAGCGGGTCGCAGCAAAGGCAGTGTCGCTACCGAAAACGCCGCTCCCGCCGTATACCGCCTTGAACCGGAAGAGGAAGCCGTAttggtggaagcgctgGTGGCTATCCTCCGAAAGACGTACGCCAGCGCTGAGCTtatcgacgatgacgaggacaATACGAAGGAGGAGGTCACACGCGCTATGATCGTGGCTCTGCCTAAGCTTCTTGCCAAGTATCGCACCGATGCGCCACGAATTGCCGATCTTTTGCTGCTTCCACAAGTCATGGATCTCGAGATGTACACCGAACTTCAAGAGACAGCCGCCTTTGAGGCGCTCTGGGACGACGTGTCCAACCAGATTCAGCGTCACGTCGAGCCGCTCGTTCTCAAGCATGGCGTACAGACTTTGCAGAAGATGGTTGCCACAACATCCCAGTCCGCAATCAACAGTACGAAGCTGTCAGCGCTGGAAGAGGGGCTGGTCTCTTCGCTTCGAGAGACCGTCAGTGACCGCGATGTTGAGACGGCCGGTTTCAGTGAGGACGAAGTTCACTTGCTAGCCGCTAACATGCTCCGCCTACATTTGGTGAGTCAGGTGATCAACACCAGCGATGCACTCGAGGACGATGAAAATGGCCAGGCCACTAGTGGCTGGGAGATCGTGCTTGGTATTGCTGGACGCGGTCGCTTGGCTTATAACGAGGAAGATGGCTTGGTCCGTGACGCCATGGCGGTGCTGGCACTTCATATCATGTGGAAGACGCGACAGGTGATCATGCCCGAAGCCGGAACGCAAGCGGCATTGGCAGAAGCGTTGCTGGCTAAGCGCACGACGGCGCTCAGCTTGTTTGAGGAATTTGTTGCTAGCACCCAGTCGCAAGCATGCGTGGGCGTTCAACGCGTTGCGTTTGAAAAGCTGGCGACGATCCACATGCTCTACGCCGCCATTCCTAAGCAAgcacctgcagctgcggtGAAGACAGGCGACGATTCGCCCATGGCAGCCGCAGAAGAAGACGTCGCACAGCATCGTTCTGGTCCCCTTCTTCCATCTCTGTTGGCTCTCACATGCAATGCTgaagtgcagcagcactgcACTCAGTTTATTGAAGCCGAGATTGAGCGCTACATCGAAAAGTCCGGCGTGCTAAACAATGCGACACAAGGCGATTCtgacgaggaagaagacaGCGATGGagacgatggcgagcaagaagatGAGACCGAAGATAACGAagaggatgccgaggcGACACCCAAGGCTTCGCGTAGTCGAGGcgcaagcaagagcaagaaatCGAAAAAACCATCATCGAAAGGAGCGGCGCCGAACGGatcggctgctgcagcaggatTGGAGCGCCCCAATCAAGCACAACTCGAAGCGGAGCACACATTCTGCTCGTTGATCAGCACCTTTGCATCTGCCATTCGCGTCGGTGTGATCGATGCCAAGTATTCGACGGTGGTGCTGATCCAGTTTGGACGGCTGGGAGCGATCTACGATTCGTGCTGCAAGGCATTGGTGGAGGTGCTCAAGGAAGAGGCCATTTTTGGTGGCTACAACCGAGCCGTGATCGTCGAGAGTTGCATCTGGGATTCACTGCGGGAAGCGTTTGAGCTGTACCTCGACTCAGGCgactctgctgctgaagcgcGTTTCATCTCGTTATCTCGACAGCTTGCAAATGCGCTTGTGGTGCGTGGAGCAGGGTTCACCGCGCtgcgcaagatcgacgcACGCTGCCTGATTTCGCTGCACAGCCGTGCAAGCGAGCACATTGCGCAAAAAGCGGCCGCAGCCGAACGCCAGGGCAACAAAAAGGTACGCCAGCGGATGCCTGCGCTTTACAAAGGCATGGCGAACCTGCTGCTCACTGCGAGCCCTACGGACGCAGTgaagatcaagagcgcGATGGATCGAGCGTATCGCGCTGCCAACGTGCAAATCGCGCCGACTGCCAAGGCATGGGATGCTCACCGGTCGTACGAAAAGAGATTGCTCAAAATCGCGGCCAAAAGCACGCTGTTTGCGCCGGCAAAGGTGGTACCGAGCCGCAAGTCGCCGGAAGTGTCGGACAGCGGTGGTGAGCTGTcagaggacgacgatgggTTGCCTGCTCGGGGCGATCGTGTGCTGCCCACGCGTGAGAGAACGAGTCAGAAGCGCGACCGTACCGATGGAAGTGAGGAAGAGCAGGTGGTgaacgaggaggaggaggaggaacaCGTGAGCATTGTCGCGCCTGGTAGTGACGCACCTTCCGAGCTGGACGTCGAGATGCCTGCTTCCGAAGCTAGTTCACTGAAActggacgaggacgagggcgaggacgagggCGTGGCGAGGGTGCCCACTAGCAAGCGTAGGAAAGTGTGA